gaaaatttaaaatgagaatttCCGGGTACTTATTTGTCAGAATATATAATATTGGATGTACTTTGCCgatattgaaattatattacactacatataatgatttccgtTATACTAATAAATCTTATTATATGGAGTTGGTCTAGACCAAAAATGAAGGGTAAACACTATAATTCgtgaaatcaatttaatttactaGTTTTTGGTGAAGACATTTTAGTGAAATAAATAGAATAATGTTGCGTGAAAATATTTgggtatttttcaaataaatatatttatctattGATAATATGATCAATTAAGGGTAtggttaaaaaattgtaattgcgaaagttgtatttttttaattttttaagtataaaatatattgattttgaaaaatgaaatatgcaGTGAGTTGCAATAACTTTTGtacaaataaacaattaaaaacgagttttttcactTTGGAAATacgatatgaaaaaaatgtgtaggcgaaataaatttagtaatcatttttttatttattatatttttttaatattaaataattcttgGTCTTGGTTTTAATCTTACACCTGAAAGTATTTCCTCGGTTTAATCCTTGCAAATTACAAGAGTATGAAATTCTCGGTTACATtccaacttagcccttccttacttgatatttcatctacatacatacctacatatgtacgtattacTTCGTTGTAGCAGCAGTAAAAAAGATCTTTTTCCtttaatgtttgttactatATATCTTTCGATTCCCATGGGTTTCAACCAATTatgaatttctttcttttttatcatATTCAAAGGCTTCTGCACCAGCCTATTTAGAGAGGTGGTCGCCCAATAATGACAAAATCTCTTTCGGTGTCACTCATTCCGTTTGCACGAGCAATACGAGTTCGACAACTTGACGCCCGGagcacatagagcgcgacagactgcaggcgacatctgtcaaatattaaaatacccacaactacataactgtgaccgtaagaacatgtgtattttaatatttgacagatgttgcTTGCAGTCTGGCGAGCTCTATGCGTTCCGGGCGTGAgtcgaacaatttttttgcattttatttctatcgcattctcaaattcttgaatgTTTCGTGCGCGTGTTTTATTACCAAATCTTATCCTTATCACCCTTTTCTAacacattattatattattacatacttattacatacaaaaaatagataacaaattcaaattttcgagcagaatataaatatatattttaaaaccgTTTGAGATACAAAAAACTCCTTGTCtgaatatgcacatatgtagatAGCGGAGAGAAAATTGGTTTGCTTGGCTTCGTTTAACACGTGTGTTCAATGTATGCTTTTGTGTGAGTTTGTTCAAATAAAAAGTCTCGAAGCAAAGCCATTAATATATGACACATACTATGTTTGCTTCGCTTCAACGTTAAAGTATGAATTGTCAAATAAAGCGAGGAAAGTTGTTTGTAAGAGCCGTTGCCTAAAATTTTCCTTTATTCTTGCTAGAAAAGATTTCTTTAATACATAATAAAAGAATATGTGCCCATGCAACCCTGtgttattttcaaaagaaaatgtcCAATTACGCAAAGATCGCGAAAATTTGGAgtaggaaaaataaaattatccaAATCACATTGGCAGATTTTTGTTCTGtctaattttatcaattttgagtatttttgtttttttttaacagcaactaaattttgtatttcaaacaaattatggaattttgtaaaaaaacataaagtaGAATGGAGTACTATTAAATAATGGTGAGTGTACAAAGGGCAAGCATAGTATTTTAGGTCAGGGCTTATGCCGGGCGCAACATAACATTTTATATTGTGTCGAATTTTATCTACATTTATCATTTTCTAGATCCATAATTAggatatatgtacacatttttcaCACCTTTATCAATTTAACGTACGAATAATTTGCAAAATGCTACCAGCAACAATATTCAGGCAGGTGCAATGCACCCGCAATGGCCTAAGTAAAAACCTTACAGATTTAGTAATAGGTTTAAGTACAGCTGGGCCGCCAGCAAATGGTGTTAACTGTTTAAATCGATATGCCGCAGCGACAGGATTCATACGCATTTCCTTTCTTGACTTCAACCAACATCGGAACTGGGATATTGCGAGACTTCGTCAGTATGccgattcaaaaaaaaagtctcTGCATTTGCGAACGTTACAAGGCCGTCATCTACTTCAAGatgtaatagaaaaaaaacgagaaatttttatagagcGTAAAAATGTGTTCGTGGAAGATATTCACAAAGTACAGGAGCGAGTACGGGAAAGAATGGAGGAGGTTATTGAACGTGAAAATGTGCTAACCATACCAAATATGTTAACAGTGGGGAGAGCAATTTTGTCACCTTACATTGGATACGTTATAGTGCAACAGGATTATAGACTAGCAATGGGCTTACTTTTAGTAGCGGGCATAACAGATTTGGTAAGTGTGTATAAtgcaatttaaaagaaattactaatatattaaatattgaatgaatttaaattttgaagttagATGGTCAAATAGCGAGAAGGTGGCCCAATCAAGCAAGTAAAGCAGGTTCGTTCCTAGATCCAATGGCAGATAAACTACTTATTGGATCGTTAGTTATTTCAATGGGACTTGGAAAGTTATTACCTTGGTGGTTAGCAGGCACTGTTCTATTTCGAGATGTCTTCTTACTTGCAGCTGGTTTTGTCATACGCTACATTAGCTTACCACCACCGGTTAGTTCAgcatattgaagaaaaatatgtacgCACATGTATccatagtatatatttaaaaactattttatcaTATAGAAAACATTTACTCGTTATTTTGATGCGACATATGTGACAGCGCAATTAGAGCCTACACTTATTAGCAAAATCAATACTGGTGTACAATTAGCGACAATTGGTATAAGCTTGGGAGCTCCTATATGGAACTACATCGGTAAGATTTGTATGCTCATacatgtttaattttaatttaataaaattaaactttatcgTAGACCACCCCGCGTTGCTTGGACTATGGTATTTAACTGGAGCAACTACTGTAGCAGCAGCTTTGAGCtacattttaaacaaaaatactttcaaaatacTCAGAAAAGAAACAAAGAACACATAGTACGCCATAAGCTATAAGTGGAAATTATTATGGCCAACTCAAAACTTTAATATAAACCTTTGTTAGCTGCCTAGGCTACAGCGCCTtataaatttagcaaaatactatataataagggtttgaaatttggtaaattGGTAAGCTTTCACTTccataagaaaaatattttatattcatttatactATATTATTCAATTCAAGGACTTGAATACCAATTTTATGtggtaattattttataaagttatttaagaaaaattgagctttttaaattgtaaactaattcatgtatatatgtacatataaacctataattaaaatgtttaattaaaaaagtgttGAATTGTGTTTAGTAAAGCTGTTGAGTTATATAttgtaaaatgtattttacatataaacataaattacGCCTTTATACTtttgtcatatatgtatataatttgccCCTCTTTTTTGTAGTGTAATTTACCCGACAAAGAGTTAGATAAATATAATTAGAATATGCTGCTCATTTTACTTTCTTTTGCTCAGCAGCTTCCTCCTTTTCCAGTCTCCTTGCACGTTTTTCAATTATCCAGAAGTAAAACGATGGCCATATGTATCGAACGTAATATGCGAATTTCGCTTGCAAATCGGAGATTATTACATCTTTTTCTTTGCATACAATTGCATTTAAAATACGATTAGCTACTTTTTCTGGCCGCATTCCTGAATTCGTTGTTTTATCCATTtctaccaaaaaatttaattaacactttatattaataataatttactagGTTTACTCACTTCCATAAGTTTCTCCACTACTTGTAAGTGCATTCATAGACAGCTGCGTGCGTATATACCCTGGACTTATGCATGCCACATGTACTCCCTTGTTAGCTACTTCTGAACGTAACGAGTCCGAAAACGCTTGCAAGGCATGTTTGGAAGCAGAGTACGCCGAGCGATAAGGTAGGGCAAATTTACCTTGTACTGAACTTATGAAACAAATATGCCCACTTTTCCGCTTTAACATCGATGGTAATAAAgctgttttcttatttaaaaatatcgtacaaaccaaaatatttaactGATGATTGAGTTACCTTTAGTCAAAGCTACTGAGCCGAAGTAATTGACAAccatcaatttcaaatcaatatccACAGCAGAGGAAATAGCCGTAGCTCGAACGCTTATACCACCATTGTTAACTAGTATATCTATTTGGTTATGAACTTCTAGTGCTTTTTGTGCAAATGTGGGAATATCTTTTAATTCTGCCAAATCTAAAGGCAAGATAACCGGTGGAAATGTAACGGTGCCCTGTTATTATAGATTACagtaaattaaaagtttacaCTTAAATCGTGTAATGAAGGAAATCATGTACCACATCTAAGCCTAATAAGTCCTTTTTTACCCGTTCCAGTTCTTCAATTCGCCTAGCTGCCAGAATTAATTTACAGCCGGATTTGTAAAATGCATGTGCCAAGGATTCTCCCAAACCAGAGCTGGCACCAGTTATCAACACAACCTATAaggattatatatataaatatatgtatgtacatacttgcaATAATACGTAACTGGTTTTGAAAACATACATACCTTTTCAGCTAATTCATTGCGATACCTTTTAACTCGGAGTCGATAGAAACATTCCATAAGTACAAAGGGCAAAGCAACTGGCATTAAAATTACGCCTAAAAGTACATACAGTGAGTTCCATTGACCACTTTGTCCTTGTGCAACACACTTTTCAACATCGtctaaagacattttttttatatttttcagctACTTGGGTTTATATTTTCTCTAATGCACTTTGATCATCCGATATCAAATCTTTTCCtttctttgttttgattttatttcgtATACATTCTTTCAATGAAATGTCAATGTTTATTACTAGgtaacagctgattttgacgtgaaaaaatttatagtcCAAGAATgatttctatcattcttgtttATAGTAGTCATAAGTTGATTTTAGAAGTaaagttttattagaaattgCCAAAATAGGGATAAAAAATGAATGTCCTTAGATCGTATATAAGTCGAGGTAAAAGTGGTGTACTTCAAATTCCCGAAGTTATTGGTCCTCGTTTCATACACACTACCGCTATCCGTAAAACGTTTTGGGAAAAAGAGAAGAAATCGGGTTATACAAGTAATGTAACACTGCCTTCCAGAAAGGATCTAATTGTGGAAGGTTTTCGCGAACTTAAAAAAGAGATACAACTATGGAAAgatgaaatgaaagaaaaattagatTGCGACCCAATACTTGTTTACCGTCCTGGTGAAACGGATGtggttttcaattttaaaaatgaaagtgCTTTCGATACTTGGATCGTGACAACGGATGCTGATCACCGGGAAGGCAAAAGTACAGCAAAGCTGGAAATGAGCTCGGGAGGCGCTGGGCTGTTTCATGGTAATGTAAATTCTGAACATGTAAGAGATGGTATTGTAAAGCGAACCGGCTATGCTAATATCCGAACAAAACGAGTGCGGGTAAgaaaatataagcaaatacatatgtatcaattatattatttatatttaaaatatactttgtatgttttaaaaagtgtatatgattttaagtttttaaccatatataaaaatttaattgtttgatATTTCAGTAATAGTTGTCATATAATCAACTTATATTATAaatccatatataaaatttcctgCAGCGGTCTTTCAAACGTGAGTCAACATATGACTGGACTCAATATAATACCCTCGTAATGAAAATACGTGGAGATGGACGTAGCTATCTTATTAATCTTCACACGGAAGGCTATTTTGATCTACAATGGAATGACGTATATCATTATGTGCTTTTTACTCGAGGTGGGCCTCATTGGCAATTAGTTAAGGTAATGtgcttatatgtataaagaGTAGGTTCGCagataaattaaattctttGCAGATCCCATTTTCAAAATTCTTCCTCTCATCGAAAGGCCGAATACAAGACAGGCAAGGACCAATTCGTTTAGATCGTGTAACTCATTTTGGATTCTCAGTAGGGGCTAAAAATAATATGGATGGTCCTTTTCAATTGGAAATTGAGTATATAGGTTTGGAATTCGATCCTAATCACCGCGAGGAATTTGCTTATGAAATGTACAAAACTGATAAGTACATTGTTGCGACTTAAACACATTTGGAATCACATAACAAATTGTGTTTAAggcacaaaaaatattgtttgttatGTAATTTGCTaaggaaataattaatattgaatttgttgtcgaaataaataagttataaaagtgatttaatttattttataaactgTTAGTACAAAGTTGTGGAAATAAAATTCACTCACGTTAAAAATCAACCCTGAgtgattgtttacattttcagtTTTGCATTACATAAAAATTCTTATTGGTcactattttttccaataactGCTTTACTGCGATAAACATTTGCAAAACAGAACAAACATAAACCTTTTAGTTGCTTTGCGACAAGTGGATGTTTAGTTAGGTGTTTTTATCTAGTTAAACTGAAGGCTACGTGGAAATATAGTCGTGCTGTGCTCTACTCTACATTCGGATAAAAACAGCAACATGGTAACTATTTCATATATGCTATTATAATACGCACATACATTTCAAGTTGATAACCACTTGGATGCCTCCTTTAAGAAAAGTTTTAATTCACCACTGTGACCAAAATAAACAGAACAAATGACATGgtctttcgaaaaaatttcgttCCTAGGCAAACAATCGACCAACGTTGTTACGTTAGTTAGCCAACACATTCCATAACGtacaatatgaaaaaataatacaaggGGTGGGAAACATTAAGCGTAAACcttgaaaattgttttgaataatCCGCTGTTTGGAGTAAAGGTATTTTTAAAACCTTTGATTACTATATTTCCACTAATTGGCGCATTAACTTGGAAAATATGAGATCAAATATTTCCTAAATTGCGCTTACTCACAAATATACAATCTAAAAAGAATCTAACGTGTATAAATGCacatacttaaataattaacagttagcagtttttttttttttattagttttcctACTACCATGGAGAGTCAGGCGTATGTACgttcatatttatttcatcGTTGATTAAAAACGACTGCCGTCCtctacatattaaaaattacccTTTTGGTGAGAAAACCGGTTGAATTACTATAAGCATTTTATACTTGCACAGCATGTTGGAATACTTGCATTCAACAAGTGATACTGAAAGCAATTTGTTTTTGCCGCAATACTCGGAAGAAATAATGTTGACGTAGTTTGCTTAAtctaaaaaatacacaaaacctGATTTGAGTGTACCAAACTCCAcgcaaattaattttcaaagcttGTGACACCTTCAGAGGCTTTACAAGCTTCACTTACCTTACACCTTTCTGCTGTGTTGGCAGCTTGAAAACTAATAAGAGAAGACATcaaatttgtgttgtttacgGAAGCTGTCTCAATTGGGTATGAGATAAGATGGTTCGCTGCAGTGAGGTACGAGTAAATATCAAGGGAATGcttaaagtaaaagtaaatttaaagcataataaaaagtataaaaaacagGTACTCTTGCCAAAGTTTACAATTTCAGAAAGATAATAGAaaaactgtacatacatatatatatatatgtatatataatattattacgTGGCATTTCATAGGGATTCGTAAGATTAGACAATTAAAGAGattcataatttaaatatattaaactaagcAAGAATTGTTAgtctttataataatttaaacgcAAGCATCGAGTTAAGTATATCGCAACAAATTCATTATAGCAAGAAACTTACCTTTATGACCCAAACATTTTGCTGAAACTAAACTTCCATCAAAGTCCGGCCAAATTCGAACCATTCATATCAGCCGCATATCCAGGTGAAAATTGGCTTAAGGTACGACCACTTAAAGATGGTGACTACGACCGGGGATTTCTGCAACTGCTTTCACAACTAACCGAAGTGGGTCATGTAACACGGACACAATTTTTAAGTATgcattattaaagaaaatatgtaattaacaAGTTAATATGTTGAAACAATAACTGATGAAACTGATTAAATCTGTCTATTCAATAGCAAGGTTCTCTCAGATGAAAGCCAGTGGCGATTACTATGTCACAGTAATTGAGGATACTCGAAGAAATGAAATAATCGGGGCTGCTTCCTTAATCGTCGAACGAAAATTCATACACAATTGTGCAATTGTAAGAtgaaaactgaaatttatatgtatatccctATGGTCACATGACATACcatgttattttattgttatttacagCGTGGACGTTTGGAGGACGTTGTTGTAAATGACAATTACCGCGGCAAGCAATTGGGTAAACTGTGAGTATctttgtagcataaaattttaagtgaacATAATactattcaaaaatttctttttaacaaTTCACTGCATAGTATTGTGGTAACTGTCAGTCTATTGGCTCAACACATCGGCTGTTACAAAATGTCGCTAGATTGCAAGGATAAGCTAATTAAATTCTACGAGTCTCTTGGCTATGCTCTTATTCCCGGAAATGCTAATTCCATGACAATACGATACGATGAGGAACCGTTTACAGTGCGACAAAACAACACTATGTTAGATGTTAGCGATGCTAACACCGTCAGCCAAACTGTGAGCCTCGATTTTTCTTCTTGACAATTAGCCACCAGTACCGCTCTTAAATCGAAATTGTAATTTCTTAcaacatttagtataaaagaaaaataataaactgtTGTAACATCATTAAACATAGTGATTCTTAATAATAGCCGAAAAC
The sequence above is drawn from the Bactrocera tryoni isolate S06 chromosome 1, CSIRO_BtryS06_freeze2, whole genome shotgun sequence genome and encodes:
- the LOC120766938 gene encoding dehydrogenase/reductase SDR family protein 7-like; translation: MSLDDVEKCVAQGQSGQWNSLYVLLGVILMPVALPFVLMECFYRLRVKRYRNELAEKVVLITGASSGLGESLAHAFYKSGCKLILAARRIEELERVKKDLLGLDVGTVTFPPVILPLDLAELKDIPTFAQKALEVHNQIDILVNNGGISVRATAISSAVDIDLKLMVVNYFGSVALTKALLPSMLKRKSGHICFISSVQGKFALPYRSAYSASKHALQAFSDSLRSEVANKGVHVACISPGYIRTQLSMNALTSSGETYGKMDKTTNSGMRPEKVANRILNAIVCKEKDVIISDLQAKFAYYVRYIWPSFYFWIIEKRARRLEKEEAAEQKKVK
- the LOC120766939 gene encoding probable cardiolipin synthase (CMP-forming) produces the protein MLPATIFRQVQCTRNGLSKNLTDLVIGLSTAGPPANGVNCLNRYAAATGFIRISFLDFNQHRNWDIARLRQYADSKKKSLHLRTLQGRHLLQDVIEKKREIFIERKNVFVEDIHKVQERVRERMEEVIERENVLTIPNMLTVGRAILSPYIGYVIVQQDYRLAMGLLLVAGITDLLDGQIARRWPNQASKAGSFLDPMADKLLIGSLVISMGLGKLLPWWLAGTVLFRDVFLLAAGFVIRYISLPPPKTFTRYFDATYVTAQLEPTLISKINTGVQLATIGISLGAPIWNYIDHPALLGLWYLTGATTVAAALSYILNKNTFKILRKETKNT
- the LOC120766940 gene encoding complex I intermediate-associated protein 30, mitochondrial, with the protein product MNVLRSYISRGKSGVLQIPEVIGPRFIHTTAIRKTFWEKEKKSGYTSNVTLPSRKDLIVEGFRELKKEIQLWKDEMKEKLDCDPILVYRPGETDVVFNFKNESAFDTWIVTTDADHREGKSTAKLEMSSGGAGLFHGNVNSEHVRDGIVKRTGYANIRTKRVRRSFKRESTYDWTQYNTLVMKIRGDGRSYLINLHTEGYFDLQWNDVYHYVLFTRGGPHWQLVKIPFSKFFLSSKGRIQDRQGPIRLDRVTHFGFSVGAKNNMDGPFQLEIEYIGLEFDPNHREEFAYEMYKTDKYIVAT
- the LOC120766941 gene encoding probable glucosamine 6-phosphate N-acetyltransferase, with translation MVRCSEQETYLYDPNILLKLNFHQSPAKFEPFISAAYPGENWLKVRPLKDGDYDRGFLQLLSQLTEVGHVTRTQFLTRFSQMKASGDYYVTVIEDTRRNEIIGAASLIVERKFIHNCAIRGRLEDVVVNDNYRGKQLGKLIVVTVSLLAQHIGCYKMSLDCKDKLIKFYESLGYALIPGNANSMTIRYDEEPFTVRQNNTMLDVSDANTVSQTVSLDFSS